The following proteins are co-located in the Takifugu flavidus isolate HTHZ2018 chromosome 16, ASM371156v2, whole genome shotgun sequence genome:
- the LOC130540004 gene encoding ribosome quality control complex subunit NEMF-like isoform X2 produces MKTRFTTVDIKAVIAEINSNYMGMRVNNVYDIDTKTYLIRLQKPDSKAILLIESGTRIHSTDFEWPKNMMPSGFAMKCRKHLKTRRLTQVKQLGNDRIVDIQFGSDEAAYHLIVELYDRGNVILADHEYTILNLLRFRTAEVDDVKIAVRERYPVESARPPEPLISLQRLTELLSAAQQGDQIKRVLNPHLSYGATLIEHSLIEVGLPGSAKVDSQASVAQVASKILEALTVAEAYMAKTENFTGKGYIIQKSEKKPSVTPGKPSEELLTYDEFHPFLFAQHSKSPYLEFDSFDKAVDEFFSKMESQKIDMKALQLEKHAMKKLENVKKDHEQRLEALHQAQEIDRIKGELIEMNLAIVERALQVVCSALANQVDWTEIGILVKEAQAAGDPVACAIKELKLQANHITLLLKNPYISEDDEQEDDVVEETGRKNKNKKSKKFQKNKPMLVDVDLSLSAYANAKKYYDNKRSAKRKEFKTIEAADKAMKSAEKKTQKTLKEVQTVTTIQKARKVYWFEKFLWFISAENYLVIAGRDQQQNEMIVKRYLRAGDIYVHADLHGATSCVIKNPSGDPVPPRTLTEAGTMAVCYSAAWEAKIVTSAWWVHHHQVSKTAPTGEYLTTGSFMIRGKKNYLPPSYLIMGFGFLFKVDEHSVFRHRGERKVKTVEEDAEEAASKTAELLNEEGEELMGDDSSDGDEGEDEHDDSEVKEVTPGPEDDEDDTRDEESEEISFPDTSISLSHLQPNSAQKPGFKQEVTLQVERDSQVRKHMTAKQRREEKKKQKQEDTEEKTEIPAGGSTNNQGSKSGGDSSQQPLKRGQKNKLKKIKEKYKDQDEEDRELMMQLLASAGPTKEEKEKGKKGKKGKGKEEPVRKPPPQKPAQKPHHLEAKKPEEAVGKEEGEKGGEEGGAAEQEEKEDEADQDNPGAEETEDLLTSLTGQPHSEDVLLFAVPVCAPYTALSNYKHKVKVTPGSQKKGKAARVAVFSFMKAKDTTARERDLYRSVKDTDLSRNLPGKVKLSAPNLQAAKRK; encoded by the exons ATGAAGACGAGATTCACCACCGTCGACATTAAGGCAGTTATTGCCGAAATCAATAGCAA CTACATGGGCATGAGGGTAAATAACGTCTATGATATCGATACCAAGACGTATCTCATCCGGCTCCAAAA ACCCGACAGCAAAGCTATCCTCCTGATCGAGTCTGGGACACGAATCCACTCCACGGACTTTGAATGGCCCAAAAACATGATGCCCTCTGGTTTCGCCATGAAA TGTCGAAAGCACCTGAAAACAAGGCGGCTGACCCAGGTGAAGCAGCTGGGGAACGACAGGATCGTCGACATCCAGTTTGGTTCAGATGAAGCTGCCTACCACTTGATTGTTGAACTGTATGACCGG GGTAACGTCATTCTGGCAGACCACGAGTACACCATCCTGAATCTGCTGCGGTTCCGCACAGCAGAGGTGGATGATGTCAAGATTGCAGTGAGGGAGCGGTACCCTGTGGAGAGCGCTCGACCCCCGGAGCCTCTCATCAGTTTACAGCG ACTGACTGAACTTCTCAGCGCAGCACAACAAGGGGATCAAATAAAAAGGGTGCTTAACCCTCACCTTT CCTACGGAGCCACTCTAATTGAACACAGTTTGATAGAAGTGGGTCTGCCGGGCTCTGCCAAAGTTGACAGCCAAGCCAGTGTTGCACAAG TGGCCTCTAAAATCCTGGAAGCCCTGACAGTTGCAGAAGCCTATATGGCAAAAACAGAGAACTTCACTGGCAAG GGTTACATCATTCAAAAGAGTGAGAAGAAACCAAGTGTAACACCTGGTAAACCCTCTGAAGAACTCCTTAC ATATGATGAATTCCACCCATTTCTCTTTGCCCAGCATTCAAAGAGCCCCTATTTGGAGTTTGATAGTTTTGATAAG GCTGTGGATGAGTTCTTCTCTAAGATGGAGAGCCAGAAGATTGACATGAAGGCCTTGCAGCTGGAGAAGCATGCTATGAAGAAGCTGGAAAATGTTAAGAAGGACCACGAGCAGAGACTGGAGGCGTTGCACCAAGCACAG GAGATTGATAGAATAAAGGGTGAACTGATAGAGATGAACCTGGCTATAGTGGAGAGGGCGCTGCAGGTGGTGTGCAGTGCACTGGCCAACCAGGTGGACTGGACTGAGATCGGGATTTTAGTCAAAGAAGCCCAAGCTGCTGGGGACCCCGTGGCATGTGCCATCAAGGAGCTCAAGCTGCAGGCCAACCACATCACGCTGCTTTTAAA GAATCCATATATATCCGAGGACGACGAGCAGGAAGATGATGTGGTCGAGGAGACGGGgcggaaaaacaaaaacaagaagagcAAGAAGTTCCAGAAGAATAAGCCCATGCTAGTTGATGTTGACCTTAGCTTGTCTGCTTATGCCAACGCCAAAAA GTATTATGACAACAAACGCTCGGCTAAAAGGAAAGAATTTAAAACCATTGAAGCTGCAGATAAG GCCATGAAGTCagcagagaaaaaaacccagaaaacacTGAAAGAGGTCCAGACGGTGACCACCATCCAGAAAGCCCGGAAAGTCTATTG GTTCGAGAAGTTCTTGTGGTTCATCAGCGCAGAAAACTACCTGGTCATCGCTGGAAGGGATCAGCAGCAGAACGAGATGATTGTCAAACGTTACCTCCGCGCGG GGGATATCTACGTGCACGCTGATCTTCACGGAGCAACTAGCTGCGTCATCAAAAACCCTTCAG gtgaCCCCGTCCCCCCTCGTACGCTGACAGAAGCCGGCACTATGGCTGTTTGTTACAGTGCAGCCTGGGAGGCCAAGATCGTCACCAGCGCTTGGTGGGTCCATCATCATCAG GTTTCAAAGACGGCTCCCACTGGAGAGTACCTGACCACAGGAAGTTTCATGATCAGAG GAAAGAAAAACTATCTGCCACCTTCTTACTTGATCATGGGCTTTGGGTTCCTCTTTAAG GTCGACGAACACAGCGTGTTTCGCCACAGAGGCGAGAGGAAGGTAAAGACGGTGGAGGAAGACGCCGAGGAGGCCGCTTCCAAGACCGCTGAGCTGCTGaacgaggagggggaggagctgatgg GTGACGACAGCAGCGATGGGGATGAGGGTGAGGACGAGCACGATGACAGCGAGGTCAAAGAGGTCACGCCCGGTCCGGAAGACGACGAAGACGACACGAGGGATGAAGAGAGTGAAGAGATCAGCTTCCCAGACACGAGCATCTCCCTCTCCCACTTGCAGCCCAACAG TGCTCAGAAGCCCggattcaaacaggaagtaacacTTCAG GTTGAAAGAGATTCCCAAGTGAGGAAACACATGACGGCCAAGCAGAGAAG ggaagagaagaagaagcagaaacaggaagatactgaggagaagacagagaTTCCAGCCGGAGGCTCAACAAACAATCAGGGCTCCAAAAGTGGAGGAGACtcttcccagcagccactgaagagaggacagaag AACAAGTTGAAGAAAATCAAAGAGAAGTACAAAGACcaggatgaggaggacagagagctgATGATGCAGCTGCTGGCG TCTGCTGGTCCCaccaaggaggagaaggagaaggggaagaaaggaaagaagggGAAGGGGAAAGAAGAGCCCGTTAGAAAGCCTCCCCCTCAGAAACCAGCCCAGAAACCTCATCACCTGGAGGCGAAGAAACCAGAGGAGGCGGTAGGaaaggaagagggggaaaagggaggagaggaaggaggagctgctgaacagGAGGAGAAG GAGGACGAGGCAGACCAGGACAACCCCGGCGCAGAG GAAACCGAGGATCTGCTCACCTCCCTGACCGGCCAGCCTCATTCTGAAGACGTGCTCCTGTTCGCCGTCCCCGTCTGCGCTCCGTACACAGCCCTCTCGAACTACAA gCACAAGGTGAAGGTGACGCCGGGCTCtcagaagaaaggaaaag ccGCGCGCGTCGCAGTTTTCAGCTTCATGAAAGCAAAAGATACGACcgccagagagagagatctgtACCGCAGCGTCAAG GATACCGATCTGTCCAGGAACCTGCCTGGAAAAGTCAAACTGTCGGCTCCAAACCTGCAGGCTGCCAAGAGGAAatga
- the LOC130540004 gene encoding ribosome quality control complex subunit NEMF-like isoform X1: MKTRFTTVDIKAVIAEINSNYMGMRVNNVYDIDTKTYLIRLQKPDSKAILLIESGTRIHSTDFEWPKNMMPSGFAMKCRKHLKTRRLTQVKQLGNDRIVDIQFGSDEAAYHLIVELYDRGNVILADHEYTILNLLRFRTAEVDDVKIAVRERYPVESARPPEPLISLQRLTELLSAAQQGDQIKRVLNPHLSYGATLIEHSLIEVGLPGSAKVDSQASVAQVASKILEALTVAEAYMAKTENFTGKGYIIQKSEKKPSVTPGKPSEELLTYDEFHPFLFAQHSKSPYLEFDSFDKAVDEFFSKMESQKIDMKALQLEKHAMKKLENVKKDHEQRLEALHQAQEIDRIKGELIEMNLAIVERALQVVCSALANQVDWTEIGILVKEAQAAGDPVACAIKELKLQANHITLLLKNPYISEDDEQEDDVVEETGRKNKNKKSKKFQKNKPMLVDVDLSLSAYANAKKYYDNKRSAKRKEFKTIEAADKAMKSAEKKTQKTLKEVQTVTTIQKARKVYWFEKFLWFISAENYLVIAGRDQQQNEMIVKRYLRAGDIYVHADLHGATSCVIKNPSGDPVPPRTLTEAGTMAVCYSAAWEAKIVTSAWWVHHHQVSKTAPTGEYLTTGSFMIRGKKNYLPPSYLIMGFGFLFKVDEHSVFRHRGERKVKTVEEDAEEAASKTAELLNEEGEELMGDDSSDGDEGEDEHDDSEVKEVTPGPEDDEDDTRDEESEEISFPDTSISLSHLQPNSSAQKPGFKQEVTLQVERDSQVRKHMTAKQRREEKKKQKQEDTEEKTEIPAGGSTNNQGSKSGGDSSQQPLKRGQKNKLKKIKEKYKDQDEEDRELMMQLLASAGPTKEEKEKGKKGKKGKGKEEPVRKPPPQKPAQKPHHLEAKKPEEAVGKEEGEKGGEEGGAAEQEEKEDEADQDNPGAEETEDLLTSLTGQPHSEDVLLFAVPVCAPYTALSNYKHKVKVTPGSQKKGKAARVAVFSFMKAKDTTARERDLYRSVKDTDLSRNLPGKVKLSAPNLQAAKRK, from the exons ATGAAGACGAGATTCACCACCGTCGACATTAAGGCAGTTATTGCCGAAATCAATAGCAA CTACATGGGCATGAGGGTAAATAACGTCTATGATATCGATACCAAGACGTATCTCATCCGGCTCCAAAA ACCCGACAGCAAAGCTATCCTCCTGATCGAGTCTGGGACACGAATCCACTCCACGGACTTTGAATGGCCCAAAAACATGATGCCCTCTGGTTTCGCCATGAAA TGTCGAAAGCACCTGAAAACAAGGCGGCTGACCCAGGTGAAGCAGCTGGGGAACGACAGGATCGTCGACATCCAGTTTGGTTCAGATGAAGCTGCCTACCACTTGATTGTTGAACTGTATGACCGG GGTAACGTCATTCTGGCAGACCACGAGTACACCATCCTGAATCTGCTGCGGTTCCGCACAGCAGAGGTGGATGATGTCAAGATTGCAGTGAGGGAGCGGTACCCTGTGGAGAGCGCTCGACCCCCGGAGCCTCTCATCAGTTTACAGCG ACTGACTGAACTTCTCAGCGCAGCACAACAAGGGGATCAAATAAAAAGGGTGCTTAACCCTCACCTTT CCTACGGAGCCACTCTAATTGAACACAGTTTGATAGAAGTGGGTCTGCCGGGCTCTGCCAAAGTTGACAGCCAAGCCAGTGTTGCACAAG TGGCCTCTAAAATCCTGGAAGCCCTGACAGTTGCAGAAGCCTATATGGCAAAAACAGAGAACTTCACTGGCAAG GGTTACATCATTCAAAAGAGTGAGAAGAAACCAAGTGTAACACCTGGTAAACCCTCTGAAGAACTCCTTAC ATATGATGAATTCCACCCATTTCTCTTTGCCCAGCATTCAAAGAGCCCCTATTTGGAGTTTGATAGTTTTGATAAG GCTGTGGATGAGTTCTTCTCTAAGATGGAGAGCCAGAAGATTGACATGAAGGCCTTGCAGCTGGAGAAGCATGCTATGAAGAAGCTGGAAAATGTTAAGAAGGACCACGAGCAGAGACTGGAGGCGTTGCACCAAGCACAG GAGATTGATAGAATAAAGGGTGAACTGATAGAGATGAACCTGGCTATAGTGGAGAGGGCGCTGCAGGTGGTGTGCAGTGCACTGGCCAACCAGGTGGACTGGACTGAGATCGGGATTTTAGTCAAAGAAGCCCAAGCTGCTGGGGACCCCGTGGCATGTGCCATCAAGGAGCTCAAGCTGCAGGCCAACCACATCACGCTGCTTTTAAA GAATCCATATATATCCGAGGACGACGAGCAGGAAGATGATGTGGTCGAGGAGACGGGgcggaaaaacaaaaacaagaagagcAAGAAGTTCCAGAAGAATAAGCCCATGCTAGTTGATGTTGACCTTAGCTTGTCTGCTTATGCCAACGCCAAAAA GTATTATGACAACAAACGCTCGGCTAAAAGGAAAGAATTTAAAACCATTGAAGCTGCAGATAAG GCCATGAAGTCagcagagaaaaaaacccagaaaacacTGAAAGAGGTCCAGACGGTGACCACCATCCAGAAAGCCCGGAAAGTCTATTG GTTCGAGAAGTTCTTGTGGTTCATCAGCGCAGAAAACTACCTGGTCATCGCTGGAAGGGATCAGCAGCAGAACGAGATGATTGTCAAACGTTACCTCCGCGCGG GGGATATCTACGTGCACGCTGATCTTCACGGAGCAACTAGCTGCGTCATCAAAAACCCTTCAG gtgaCCCCGTCCCCCCTCGTACGCTGACAGAAGCCGGCACTATGGCTGTTTGTTACAGTGCAGCCTGGGAGGCCAAGATCGTCACCAGCGCTTGGTGGGTCCATCATCATCAG GTTTCAAAGACGGCTCCCACTGGAGAGTACCTGACCACAGGAAGTTTCATGATCAGAG GAAAGAAAAACTATCTGCCACCTTCTTACTTGATCATGGGCTTTGGGTTCCTCTTTAAG GTCGACGAACACAGCGTGTTTCGCCACAGAGGCGAGAGGAAGGTAAAGACGGTGGAGGAAGACGCCGAGGAGGCCGCTTCCAAGACCGCTGAGCTGCTGaacgaggagggggaggagctgatgg GTGACGACAGCAGCGATGGGGATGAGGGTGAGGACGAGCACGATGACAGCGAGGTCAAAGAGGTCACGCCCGGTCCGGAAGACGACGAAGACGACACGAGGGATGAAGAGAGTGAAGAGATCAGCTTCCCAGACACGAGCATCTCCCTCTCCCACTTGCAGCCCAACAG CAGTGCTCAGAAGCCCggattcaaacaggaagtaacacTTCAG GTTGAAAGAGATTCCCAAGTGAGGAAACACATGACGGCCAAGCAGAGAAG ggaagagaagaagaagcagaaacaggaagatactgaggagaagacagagaTTCCAGCCGGAGGCTCAACAAACAATCAGGGCTCCAAAAGTGGAGGAGACtcttcccagcagccactgaagagaggacagaag AACAAGTTGAAGAAAATCAAAGAGAAGTACAAAGACcaggatgaggaggacagagagctgATGATGCAGCTGCTGGCG TCTGCTGGTCCCaccaaggaggagaaggagaaggggaagaaaggaaagaagggGAAGGGGAAAGAAGAGCCCGTTAGAAAGCCTCCCCCTCAGAAACCAGCCCAGAAACCTCATCACCTGGAGGCGAAGAAACCAGAGGAGGCGGTAGGaaaggaagagggggaaaagggaggagaggaaggaggagctgctgaacagGAGGAGAAG GAGGACGAGGCAGACCAGGACAACCCCGGCGCAGAG GAAACCGAGGATCTGCTCACCTCCCTGACCGGCCAGCCTCATTCTGAAGACGTGCTCCTGTTCGCCGTCCCCGTCTGCGCTCCGTACACAGCCCTCTCGAACTACAA gCACAAGGTGAAGGTGACGCCGGGCTCtcagaagaaaggaaaag ccGCGCGCGTCGCAGTTTTCAGCTTCATGAAAGCAAAAGATACGACcgccagagagagagatctgtACCGCAGCGTCAAG GATACCGATCTGTCCAGGAACCTGCCTGGAAAAGTCAAACTGTCGGCTCCAAACCTGCAGGCTGCCAAGAGGAAatga
- the LOC130513076 gene encoding MAPK/MAK/MRK overlapping kinase-like isoform X1 has translation MMHYSNWLIGVKNRACLRNACKTPPNSDCNNRGNTVDAQSNNPVPGKKISELVVTVQLWKKGYKVIKKIGEGTFSEVLKAQSLKDGKFYACKTMKQTINSLEQANNLREVQAMKRLSPHANIIQLHELILDKESGTVSLICELMEMNIYELIQGRRTPLPDHTVKNYMYQLCKSLEHMHSCGIFHRDVKPENILIKQNCLKLGDFGSCRSIYSKPPHTEYISTRWYRAPECLLTDGYYSFKMDMWSAGCVFFEIMSLNPLFPGANEVDQASKIHDVLGTPDQSVLQKFKQSRAMHFNFPPKKGTGISRLIPKCPAPALSLLYQMLAYDPDERITADTALRHTYFREIRMAEKRAETFHRLPGTLHGLEGGGSHNRLNRACRPARVGKLRGRNARQTPLLNHNTKHAPAPLARRNIPHYPAELPKLNLVVPGPQIAPAISTVPPFTHRGTLPAIASKKCQSRLAKPQEESRHAAFRSFYIPPLERKHGGF, from the exons ATGATGCACTACTCCAACTGGCTCATTGGCGTGAAAAACAGGGCATGCCTTCGAAATGCGTGCAAAACACCACCCAACAGCGACTGTAACAATAGAGGAAACACAGTGGACGCGCAGAGTAACAACCCGGTTCCCGGTAAGAAAATATCGGAATTGGTGGTAACCGTCCAACTCTGGAAAAAAG GCTACAAAGTCATCAAGAAAATTGGAGAGGGGACATTTTCAGAGGTTTTAAAAGCACAAAGCCTGAAAGATGGAAAGTTCTACGCGTGCAAAACTATGAAACAGACCATAAACAG CCTGGAGCAGGCCAACAACCTGCGGGAGGTCCAGGCCATGAAGAGGCTGAGCCCACATgcaaatatcatccagcttcaCGAGCTCATTCT TGACAAAGAGTCTGGAACCGTGTCTCTGATCTGCGAGCTGATGGAGATGAACATCTACGAGCTAATCCAAG GACGAAGAACGCCCCTGCCTGACCACACAGTGAAGAACTACATGTACCAGCTTTGCAAGTCACTGGAGCACATGCACAG CTGTGGGATCTTTCACAGAGACGTGAAGCCTGAAAACATCCTGATCAAG CAAAATTGCCTGAAGCTCGGCGACTTCGGTTCTTGCCGGAGCATCTACTCCAAGCCGCCGCACACGGAGTACATCTCGACCCGCTGGTACAGGGCCCCGGAGTGCCTCCTCACCGACGGCTACTACAGCTTTAAGATGGACATGTGGAGCGCCGGCTGCGTCTTCTTCGAGATCATGAG TTTGAACCCTCTGTTTCCCGGAGCCAACGAGGTGGACCAGGCCTCCAAGATCCACGACGTCCTAGGGACGCCGGATCAAAGCGTCCTGCAGAAGTTCAAGCA GTCCCGGGCCATGCACTTCAACTTCCCCCCTAAAAAAGGCACCGGGATCTCTCGCCTGATCCCCAAATGCCCGGCTCCAGCCCTCTCGCTGCTCTACCAGATGCTGGCCTACGACCCGGACGAGCGCATCACCGCGGACACGGCCCTGCGGCACACCTACTTCAGGGAAATCAG GATGGCTGAAAAGAGAGCGGAGACCTTCCACCGCCTCCCCGGGACTCTGCACGGCCTCGAGGGCGGCGGCTCGCACAACCGCCTAAACCGCGCCTGTCGGCCGGCCAGGGTCGGCAAGCTGAGGGGCCGCAACGCCAGACAGACGCCTTTGCTGAAC CACAACACGAAGCACGCCCCGGCGCCGCTGGCCAGGAGGAACATCCCCCACTATCCCGCCGAGCTGCCCAAGCTCAACCTGGTGGTACCGGGGCCGCAGATCGCCCCCGCCATTTCCACCGTGCCTCCGTTCACCCACCGGGGGACGCTGCCGGCCATCGCGTCCAAGAAGTGCCAATCGCGGCTGGCCAAG CCTCAGGAGGAGTCTCGTCACGCAGCTTTCAGGAGCTTCTACATTCCGCCGCTGGAGAGGAAACACGGAGGCTTCTGA
- the LOC130513076 gene encoding MAPK/MAK/MRK overlapping kinase-like isoform X2, translated as MHCYKVIKKIGEGTFSEVLKAQSLKDGKFYACKTMKQTINSLEQANNLREVQAMKRLSPHANIIQLHELILDKESGTVSLICELMEMNIYELIQGRRTPLPDHTVKNYMYQLCKSLEHMHSCGIFHRDVKPENILIKQNCLKLGDFGSCRSIYSKPPHTEYISTRWYRAPECLLTDGYYSFKMDMWSAGCVFFEIMSLNPLFPGANEVDQASKIHDVLGTPDQSVLQKFKQSRAMHFNFPPKKGTGISRLIPKCPAPALSLLYQMLAYDPDERITADTALRHTYFREIRMAEKRAETFHRLPGTLHGLEGGGSHNRLNRACRPARVGKLRGRNARQTPLLNHNTKHAPAPLARRNIPHYPAELPKLNLVVPGPQIAPAISTVPPFTHRGTLPAIASKKCQSRLAKPQEESRHAAFRSFYIPPLERKHGGF; from the exons ATGCACT GCTACAAAGTCATCAAGAAAATTGGAGAGGGGACATTTTCAGAGGTTTTAAAAGCACAAAGCCTGAAAGATGGAAAGTTCTACGCGTGCAAAACTATGAAACAGACCATAAACAG CCTGGAGCAGGCCAACAACCTGCGGGAGGTCCAGGCCATGAAGAGGCTGAGCCCACATgcaaatatcatccagcttcaCGAGCTCATTCT TGACAAAGAGTCTGGAACCGTGTCTCTGATCTGCGAGCTGATGGAGATGAACATCTACGAGCTAATCCAAG GACGAAGAACGCCCCTGCCTGACCACACAGTGAAGAACTACATGTACCAGCTTTGCAAGTCACTGGAGCACATGCACAG CTGTGGGATCTTTCACAGAGACGTGAAGCCTGAAAACATCCTGATCAAG CAAAATTGCCTGAAGCTCGGCGACTTCGGTTCTTGCCGGAGCATCTACTCCAAGCCGCCGCACACGGAGTACATCTCGACCCGCTGGTACAGGGCCCCGGAGTGCCTCCTCACCGACGGCTACTACAGCTTTAAGATGGACATGTGGAGCGCCGGCTGCGTCTTCTTCGAGATCATGAG TTTGAACCCTCTGTTTCCCGGAGCCAACGAGGTGGACCAGGCCTCCAAGATCCACGACGTCCTAGGGACGCCGGATCAAAGCGTCCTGCAGAAGTTCAAGCA GTCCCGGGCCATGCACTTCAACTTCCCCCCTAAAAAAGGCACCGGGATCTCTCGCCTGATCCCCAAATGCCCGGCTCCAGCCCTCTCGCTGCTCTACCAGATGCTGGCCTACGACCCGGACGAGCGCATCACCGCGGACACGGCCCTGCGGCACACCTACTTCAGGGAAATCAG GATGGCTGAAAAGAGAGCGGAGACCTTCCACCGCCTCCCCGGGACTCTGCACGGCCTCGAGGGCGGCGGCTCGCACAACCGCCTAAACCGCGCCTGTCGGCCGGCCAGGGTCGGCAAGCTGAGGGGCCGCAACGCCAGACAGACGCCTTTGCTGAAC CACAACACGAAGCACGCCCCGGCGCCGCTGGCCAGGAGGAACATCCCCCACTATCCCGCCGAGCTGCCCAAGCTCAACCTGGTGGTACCGGGGCCGCAGATCGCCCCCGCCATTTCCACCGTGCCTCCGTTCACCCACCGGGGGACGCTGCCGGCCATCGCGTCCAAGAAGTGCCAATCGCGGCTGGCCAAG CCTCAGGAGGAGTCTCGTCACGCAGCTTTCAGGAGCTTCTACATTCCGCCGCTGGAGAGGAAACACGGAGGCTTCTGA